The segment atacaaaatgttttgtgttcTGTAAAATCACATTTCCTAATCCCACGGCACTAAGATAATCCCTCACGTTgctcaaagcaaaataaaatataattttgtactTTGGAAATTTCAATGTCAGCCTTAAAAACATATTGGTCAGaaacaacaaatgaaaatcGAATTTGGTAGAATTTGCCACTGCGATTTGTATCTTCAAAAATCTGAGTTGTTCTAAGCTTAAGTTAGCTAATAGCAGGTTACACCTTCGTTTTCACAGACtgacagcgccttgagcctacatttggTTTGATATCAGCGAACTATAAAGTaaggtattattattattatattatccaCGCGCAAGTGAAGGAATTCATGATGATTAGTCAGTTATTAGATCCAAGGATTTAATAAAGTAGAAGATTTCTTTAAACACACAGAAATagggtttaaaaatattttttccctttattcTACAAATAACTTTGCAAAAGGAACGGCAGACTCTTCGCATTTAATGAGTGCATAAATTTTATAccataaaatattgaaacattaaagaaaaaaaaactaaactatttataaatatatttaaaagtaataaatGATTTCAATTGGTAACGCCATTGCGTCTCCTTTAAATAATGGAAAAATATTGATagcataattttaattttaagatatttATTAGGTTTAGTTCTTATGCATACTGAATTAATTCTGATGCGTCACATAAGTTAGAGTTATTGAATTATCTGTAAGCCTACTTTTTATGGAAAcaaaacagtggcgtagctagagtatatgatgcctggtgcggtaccttatcttgatgcccccccccccccgaaaaaaaaacaaaaaactaactaattaataacattgcaaaaccttacttttttgttcaaaataatatacaTTCATTAATCAACtattgttaattctttcatgaccttaatgacctttcatgaccgcagcattatcatagccttgatccctacagtccattatgtctaagacATCCGAACGcaatttctctagaatcatctcagcgattccagcagcatgcttgtcctttgtgtcgatgaagtcaacaaaagactcacgaacctgcaccccgtcattatccatgacaacataCCGTAAAATGTGGGaaatttgatccagctttgagatgtcaggtgtactgtcaaaaataatagagaaatatttggcttgttttatttgctgtttgatttgttttttagcgtgatcccccaatattgtaataaattcattttgtatttgtggagacatgtatgtattcggtctggaacaaagcttagttcgaagcacatgctccatcaaaagtggatcgtactttaatagtaattttactaactctccaggttttcgtctcttgtataatcaaatcttgggccttgttgtcaatatttttccctactctcaggcgaacttcaaATTCCCTCCAatcaagcgatgactgaatgtgagctctgctggtctcatgtttttctattttcggggataacctccaccactcattgaatccatctttggatttaaatgaagatttggtacttgatcttgttgagaagagtatgcaggggaagcaaaatatGGATTCTTTTGTTGGCGAATAACGGATtcactttctaagaactttctcgccgtttgacatttgccggaaaaaaACCAAacctttgaaagctttctagcctttccttttgctgattcttgatgtctatacgcctctctgaattgactgtccatatgctgaactgtttcagatccttgagtgacaaggtgtatgcgaatattacctgtgatgacatcaggccaatctccaTGTCATTCGGTCaagagtttattatcctgctttctgtattgtttacactgtctgatggttctgcttcttcagtatgaattctgtgtgctgtcctttagtctctagaacctgcggtattgaagtattttcttcttttcaggatgtcggcctcatcatttttttctggattcaatgataaccgtctcatctcgctttgttgcttttaattgttcagttaattcatacccaataacagctcgcctatagtcggtggactctggcaatgatgtgacttgaaattgtctcgatgcttctttagacttaagaaatttaagaaacgcaccttaatgcggtcaaagaaactgctttatgcggatgacattgtcctctggtcaaccggcaagaaagccgaccaaatacaggcggcatCACAAGCAGACCTCAaaaaccatctcctcgtattgtgacaaatgacagattcagataaacgttgccaaaacgacttggtccctgttcagcctagggatcgacattcttaaggctccattcgagcttcaactcggtgggctgcgactccaacgtgaaaacacgccaaatatctaggggtgaccctggatagaaaactgtcaatgctccagcacgtccaggatgttgaaagaaaagcctcggagaagttagcgttactaagaaagctggccagcacaaagtggggcgccaaagctgacatgctacgcacattgtacttaggggcagtcagatcacaaattgagtacagatatacagttcaagtatatgctagtaaaactgccctcgaatcactcgaccgagtacaatcacaggcactaaagttcatttgtggcacctttcggacaagctcaacaaacgctgctgaaatcttaacaaacgtggcccctttacatttaaggagggagagggtgGTACTTACGGCGTATGAGCGATATAAAAGTGGCGACTATAGGCTAcccaccacaatcttagtgcaacagtAGAGAGAGAGGAGCGgcataaaaatgcgatcgttcctccataTTGCGGtcaatttgtcaaaattttaTGCATTTTGTAGCCAAATGGAATTTtgtagcactgcagaatcaaattttctgaTCTCTTCCGTTTGGCATTTCAATATGGAGGAGGCATTTGACATTCACTGTTTgactgtttaaaaacaaatgggcaaTTAATTAATCGTGAAAAATCTCAAATTGATTCAAATGGATGGATTAGATTCAACTAGATTaaatagacaatttttttttgaaaatatgtaAGACTATTTAGGTTACACTAATTTACTCACTCTTACAAGGTTATATTTTAACTATCAATTAATCAACCACTCAATCAATCactcaatctatctatctatctatctatctatctatctatctatctatctatctatctatctatctatctatctatctctctatctatctatctatctatctatctatctatctatctatctatctatcagaaTATTGTTGACACTAATTACTATCTAGattcaattatttaaattgtttgaaTTTTCTATGTTAATCTATACCAAACAAATTTACAAGACCagtcttagagtccgaagattaataaggaaCGCAGTATTTCCCGTAGTTACGCAACCCCAGCTGTGACCAATATATTTTACCATAACAAGTGCAGGCATAACCACATGTGGtgtatttagattttcttttcgccatctgcgTCTGTCATTGGCAGCGGATattcttttaatattaaatgtgtatcccgcgacctttgtaagtgacccccaaatgtctcgttctgaagctgcatgcaaccaggtgctctcttgtatgtcagctaaggcaagtagGCGCCTAATCTGGTCTTTAAagtgtttccgtggggcacctctgttacgtcgaccaacTTTCAGCTTTTAGCATACGTTCATCCTCCAtatgtgccctgcccagcgtaactgtcggaccataagaagtccctctctACTGTCCAtaccgatttctccgtctgagcttaaaagggtttttgaggcgccagccagactagtcagtcttgagcattgttcataattttgtttacgttacagtattacaattaattagttagttaaaaaaaaaactcgtagaaatcaaaggttagcttatttaaaaacattgacattacaatagaattatttccaaaattaaactataaagaatcataaagaaatgaataaactaagacaattgtttagagctagagtttagaaatatatctcaatatctagattaaaccaatggactaaacaatgaagtaaaaaaaggttggcctatcttcttctttatattacagagcatcgatcagtgtagtaacaacatgtaccgtgtgtccgaaataaatctagtaaattagattcaaactgttctatagcttacactgtatggaagaaatagtcaaggagatgaaacaaaatagcgacatgactagcttataaatcgttagttcatgtttaaaatacagtagtttgtgtttattcgtgtccatacaataagtcgtttttactgaaaagctcagggaaataggaaattaatacacactgggggaattttggtgcccctctccacttggtgccctgtgcggcccgcaccacccgcacattggtagctacgccactgaaacaaaatatttgttttgttaactTTAGGAATATATTTAACTTCTACGTATGTCAATAAGTGTCTGTGTCTAGAGTCATTTTAGTGTCTGTGTCTAGAGTCAGTTTAGTGTCTGTGTCTAGAGTCAGTTTAGTGTCTGTGTCTAGAGTCAGTTTAGTTAGTGTTATGTTGTACACGTCTAAAGGGATCAAGGATGTTGATGTATTATTTTATCCATTTCTTTTAAAACGTTTAAAATTCCCGTACGAAACAAATCCATCGCTGCagacgttaaaaaaaaacaaaattagctattaaatctaaatctaatcgaAGTATACCGAGTTCAGGCTGACAGGTGTGCCCACAACCATTAGACCTGCAGACGAAACCATCAGGGCATTTAGGAATGTCCAGATCATCGTGTAGGCTACACATCTCAACACAGATAGCAGACAGCGCTGAGCCTGGAAACCAAAATGTTACACACACATGTTAAAACAAACTTAGATAATAAAATAGTGCTTAATATACTGTTGTAAAATGTCTTCACTTCACGAGTTTGTTACAACACTTGATGAACGACCAAGGATGTTTAATATCGTCCACTGGTACATGCATCCACTGACTAATGGACAAATGTACAGACTGGTTCTACAACATATGCGGTGGACTTTTGACTAACCTGGATTTTAAGGATAGGTACTCTTATGCACAACTATTTTTGTATTAAGAGAGGTCGTCGGAAATCTGCATTGTTATAAATGACTTCTGAAATATAGGCCCCTTTACTTAGAATAAGATTCTCCCGCGCAGTTTGGTAAGGTGTATCCATAaggatctgtcattggcaatgtctgaagaaTTTTCCctcctggtgtccactgctctagttatacgaggacgtctcTGCGCTTTCCTTGTATTGGCCCTCATATGACCTATATTCAAGTTTATTCAAATAATTGACAAGCTGAGTCATCTAATCACCGACATGCACGTGCACTATACAAACATTCAGGCAGTAAAAACAAGATGAAAGTGTTTTTGTCTTACACACAGGACAAAGAGATTTGAAACCGAATGTTCACAAACctaacagccccccccccccccagctgaAAAGGAATattaacactatatatatatatatatatatatatatatatatataatataaagcagaaagtaatgCATATGTAtgatgtatgtcccgcatagaaatcaaaaccgttagaccaatcttgataagaCTTTGTATATATGTTCcatagatcatggcggagaccttAATGTATGTTTAGTGTTTCAACAACTACCGGAGGGccctaaaaaaaagacataaactACCTAATTGTAGGCTatctctattaaaaaacgaaactttttaacaaatcgggtaaacctgctttcacagtattttatatttgatatcaaCATGTTGGCTGAACGGGGAAACCAATTTTCacattctacttttattttctgggcaaaataaaacaaaacgtgAAGGGGACATTCTCCATGTTTAACATTGACCTACATTCAaaccagtagatcagtaatacccaaactaaggtccagaggccgcgggtcatatccggctagtatatatatatatataaaattgaaaggtgtatgtatgtatgtctcgcatagaaatcaaaaccgtttggcCAATCTGAATAAAACTTGGTATAAATGTTctttagatcatggcggagacgtAGTGTAAGCTTAATTTCCACCCCACAATCGGAGGGccctaaaataaaacaaaaacacacctAAATTCATCTTTATTAAagatctaaactttttaacaaatcgggtaaacccgttttcacagatctttatatttgatatgaatgtgTCGGCTGAAAGGGTAAACGTATTTTCAcactctaattttattttcctgacaattaaaaaatgtgaagggaacattctccatgtttgacGCAGATCGAAATTTATTCCACTAGATACCcaataatacccaaactaaAGCCCGCTGGCCGTGGGTCATATccgctagtatatatatatatattcaaatggATTCAAATAAGGAAAAAGTAATATATTAGTGTTATTTAAAATTCAAACAAAGTaatgatttcaaacaaagtaatgatttcaaacaaagtaatgatttcaaacaaagtaatgatttcaaacaaagtaatgatttcaaacaaagtaatgatttcaaacaaagtaatgatttcaaacaaagtAATGATCTGGTGTCGTTAATTGAATTACAAagttaaattactttttaagaTAACCCTCCAATTGCCTGAACACTAAATATTAGTAAAGCCAATTTAAGTAGAACAAATTGTATTTGAATTACAGGGTAAAAATGTTTCCAATGACTTAAAGCTGACTTGTACACAGTTATTGGTCTGTACAAATCTCTGACGTCTGGCTAAGacatatacactttctaaaattAGGGATCCAAAGTCTAAGCCAATAATAAGCTTACCCAATATGGCGGACAGCAGAAGACAGATAAGTAAGGTCTTCATGATGAGCAGACGATAGTGATCTACAGCTGCGTGTTTTCTTCATGGATATAGTCAATATACGGTGGGCGACTGGTTAAGCAGTCGGCGGCCACTAATTGTTTATCTGCAAACAACGCGTTTAATGATGTTTTTCTAATAGAATTGTTCCTTAAACTTGATGTCTGTTGTATACAGTTAGTAACGATAGTGTAAGTCCAATGACATGCTTCAACAAAGAATCATATTTTTTACgctcttccattttttttttagtttgtattgagttggcaacattaaattcaatttagcgtccttgacttTGATTAGCGTCCTTGACTTTGATTAGCtcatcgtgaaaatctccaatactgactttcttattttctaacccagtggttcccaaacattttctCTAGTGGCACTCTTAGCATATTCTGAGCATTGAGCTTATTTTTGAGAGAGATGAATTCATGTGGTGGCCacctagttaattattccagtagttcgtggacacacctattcaggcctcgcggaaaaCTAGTATTCCGctaaacacagtttgggaagcactgttCTAAACCGATGATgggaagacttttttttttagaagactagctaaaaaaattaaaagaaaagttcTGGCCTgccataatatataaaaataaaatacatttaaaatattaaaaacatttaatgtttgaattaatgataaatgatttaaaaaaaatgctatgtAGCCTATAAAGCTGTGAATATTTTGTTGATAGTTCGTCATAATCTGGTTGTAACAGGAACGTAGTTATTCTTAAAAACAATTGTTCATCTGTCAATCTAGTGCTGGCACAGTGTTGTCTAAGTTTCAAATCAGAAAAAAGCTACTCACAATTAAACAAAGTTTCAAACATTCCACAAGTTCTCTAAACAGGAAATATTAAAGTAGTAAAATTGGATTTCGACAAGCCACAGTACAATTATAATTTAAGAACATTTAGAATTAATTGCTTGGGATAATTATTAGACCGAATTTGTAGTTCTACTATTGTAGTATATAAGTTATTTATCAATGGTCGACATGTTCATTAATGATAAAACCTTTTAACATTATTGTGTGACCCTTCATGCATATTTGATCTGTATCACTGCGCTGCGCATGCACAcgatattatgaatggagctattaaAATGCATAACATGGCTATTTGACCTAGATCCAATATTGTATTCAAAGACTtgggcaatattttttttacaaagctgatatcaactcactgtctgactgtctgtctgtctgtcaagtaaatagattttacacgttatttctcccacatccaatctcggatcaagttgaaattttgataattatttcttgtgcttgacaaacaaaaaaaaaaaatcaataaaaaaattaatcatctTATTTGGTACTTAACATTAACAAGGGCGAGACAAgtgatcacagcgcattgaaaaagctaaaagtatgaaattgcgcttaaaaaaaatggtaaaaatatttctaatcgcacagatgttTGTCCGCACagatgttagtctagatctataacaaatttaatgacaagactgatccaaactaaatgataccattacactcaatataagcttcttctatttttcaaataaaaaaaaatattttgattgattAGGGTCTTCAGCTTTTGGCAGGGCTACTTTACATATGTTAGGTTTTACTGTTAGTATCtaggaacatttatgcaaagttttatcaagatttgtcTAATGTTTTGATTTTAATTCGAGACATATATACTTGTAGACATTCGCACTCCTTACTctttgctttatatattagatatattctgtatggctaaaaaaaaaaactggatgcTTAATGAATGGAATAAAAGCCAACAGaaacacaacatgaaaacaataatgatattaattatttactttcacaatttcttctaaaaaaaaaaaaaaatttgtgttaTATTTATTCGATTGAGCATTACAGTCAAAATAGAGCTTTCTAATGTACACCTCAGCAGTATGGTTTATTCAAGGGACATAATCCAATTAATTGAGCACTAAATGGTTTGCATTGAAATTGCACTTCGAAACGTCCGTTCTCTTTGTAcgttttaatgtttcatttgaTTCTACAAGTGGTGAACACATTGTTGCATAGCAAGAAGAATGTATTATCTTGtgatcaatagggcagatggtgataaggtcatctgtttcttttaccattggttaacgagcaggctgtcatgtggccagcacaacaaccaaccgtctttactttccccaacttaagtcaggtatccattagataaattcagaatcccagtcttcaccaaggcttgaacccaggaccccaggatCGAAAGCCAAACGCTTAAGCACTCAGATTGGACCATAGGGCACTGAGAGTGCTGTCGCATAACAAagataaagtaaagttcccctttcaaactttgtagtctataaggcagatgatgtaatggtcatctgtttctttctcttatggtttacgaggatgtcatgtggccagcccaacgaccaaccaaaactaatgtcaagtaatCATTAGAgttcccaaaattaaaaatccctgtcttcaccaggatttgaaccttttaccgctcagccaccgcgcctccgtcATATGCAGAAATAACTTTACAAAATCTCCGATAAAAAAAGAGTGCACATATTGAGTCCATTTTTGGTGTTAACACGACTAGTAACACTGCGAGATAGCTCAGAACCAGTTAGAAATGCAAACTTTAGACTTCTCAAAGCGAAACCTAACCATAGTGGCAATGTGGGTGTAGGCTAGGATTAGGCTAGTATACACTGAagtctacaaaaaaacaaagaaacaaataaaaaaggtcccaaaaataaaatgtttaattcgATGACAATGTTTTAGTTTGGAGATATTAAGAGATGAATGAACGAAGATTTCACTGAATCACTGAATCACTCGGCACATCTACAGATTGGACATCCGTCTGCTCCTTTGACAAATCCGTTGAAACAGAACATCAAGCACATGACCTGGGAACATTCTTGTCTCTTGGCTTCTGTTCTTTTGATCATCCCTGAGGAGGAAGGGAAAGTAGCTTCTTAATCTATGTAAGTACATGGACAAGAATCTTATTACTGTCTACATAACCACTAGGTACAAATACATGTCTACATAAAGACTAGGTACAAATACATGTCTACATAACAACTAGGTACAAATACATGTCTACATAACAACTAGGTACAAATACATGTCTACATAACAACTAGGTACAAATACATGTCTACATAACCACTAGGTACAAATACATGTCTACATAAAGACTAGGTACAAATACATGTCTACATAAAGACTAGGTACAAATACATGTCTACATAAAGACTAGGTACAAATACATGTCTACATAACAACTAGGTACAAATACATGTCTACATAAAGACTAGGTACAAATACATGTCTACATAACAACTAGGTACAAATACATGTCTACATAACAACTAGGTACAAATACATGTCTACATAAAGACTAGGTACAAATACATGTCAATATATCGACTAGGTACAAATACATGTACTAttactatttaaataaaaactacgACCAATATTCGAAGCCTTATATTCATTTGAAACATGAAATATTTTCTGTGTGATTAAAATGGTATCTATAAAATGTTTAGATCAAAAGGTGGcgattttaaaactgtttttctaatgttttttttttttttaaatcttatataGCTGTGAAAATTATTACATAGTCACATAGTCATATAGGCACATAGTCACATAGTCACATACCACCTTTTAAAAGTAGATACTTGGTTAAGGGGTTAGATAAAAGTAAACAGCAATACATAATCACACACAAGCTGCCTTATTTTTTCCGTATACTTTAATTAAGGTTTGAAGAGTGATGAACAGGCAATTGGTCTATCTAAATTAAAGATATTCAACACATgaatccaataaataaataaataaaaaattaaccaaattgTTAATTCAAtagtggttattaattaattttgttttctttcgaaaaagggaaatagttCTTACGTGTTGAGAAATTTGGCTGTAAATATGAAGTAATTTCTCATAGataagctttttgttttgttataatttttttgttttaatttttttgttataattttttaaaattattttgtttgtttttctacttGAACATCgagataacatttaaaaaaaaagcgccaGACAGCTTGTCAAACAAAATTCTTGTTGGCTCAATAATTAACTTGCTACGTACACTTGAATAAAActcataagtttttttttaaacaaataaaacttgATTATCTTTTACAGATATATAAGACTTCTTATTTCAACGTAAAAATgttatctacaaaaaaaaaaagggggcaaGATGTCGAACGATCTAAATGAAATTTCCATTTACTTTGGAACTAAGGCTTCTCATACAATATACAAACGTGATGATCTTCGACTTCAACTCCACTGTGTGCATTCGTTCAGCCCTTTTTAACCTGCGATGGTCTTGCTCATGGTTACATCAAAATCTGTTCAGGCAAAACGAAACCCGCGCACACATTCCATGCCATGTACAAACCTGACAAATCCAGACAATAGTGATTACATCCGTCAGTGTAACAAAACTGTCTTGAGGAGGGGCATGACTTGGGGAGGACGAACAGAGTTCCCATGGTGTGTTGTGTGCCAGGGGGCGTGCATTCATCTACACACGCCTTCTTCTGGCTGGGTAAAGCTGAAATAGAATAGTTAAATTCATTAATACTACGAAAGTGTTTGCTGATTAGCAATACCTTTTCATAGAGgccctcagagcagtggacaccaggtgggaagagactTCAGACGTTTCCAGTGACATATTATGGAGACAACTTgcagcccaatgcgccgaacggcgcgggatgATCAAAGTTGAATAGTAAGTTTGTAGATTAATTTTACTCGAATTAAGGCGGGCAATTGATCTTGCAGATTATCTAGATAACTCCGCAATTGTAGGTTTAAtactaataattttatttataaagcgctgttaacaaacaaaacgtaggctcaaggcgctgtaataacattacaaacacaaacattacTCGAATTAAGGCGGGCAATTGATCTTGCAGATTATCTAGATAACTCCGCAATTGTAAGTTTAAtactaataattttatttataaagcgctgttaacaaacaaaacgtaggctcaaggcgctgtaataacattacaaacacaaacattacaaacacaaacacgacagctggAATGACAATTAatcttaaaaaagttttaaacagataggtcatAATGTTCTACTTAAAAGTGGTGCAGCATgctgtctgtctgagatcaatgtgAGTGAGTTCAAGTAACATTTATCAAAACTATTGTATTTTTGAAGAGGAAACAAGCCTATCAATATACCTGGCACATgtattcaattatttttgtctgtttttgtgataacataaaaaaacaactttgcagTGTATCCTCGCGTCATTGTTAGGGGATAATAGATCTTGCGAGAACATTAGGGATTTGTTTTCGTTTATTTTTAGCAGGTGACACTTAGCTACTGTGACGTAATTCAAAAGTTAGTTGATTGAATAATGTCTTGTTAGGAAACTCTAGTGTATTATCTTTTTGGGACTTAATTTGATTGTAGTGACCACTACGACAGTGGACAATGTCCCCTTGTTGATGAATTAAATGTATTCAACTTGTGTCCAGTCTTGATCAactctttttcttgttttaactattgttttttttttcttacttattGGGTTGTTTTAGAGTAAAGTAACTGATCATAGTCAACACTCAACACTGAGCACAACGAAAGTTTACTAACACCATCATCACATCGCCGCCCCGCGAACTAAGTTTGAGACAGCTATTCTGTAATGTAGACTCTATCGACCCCCTTAGGCCCTCGGTCGTCTATCAATGTATGCTACTGTATTCTTTTATTTCAACCATCTATTTATCCAGTCCTAAAGAAGAAATTAAATGGACAATAAGTGTACACACGAAACGTCAGTTTTAACAAGGCgacattatttttgttacaaagcttctatcaactcactctgtctgtctggttaaaggtttgtacacgttatttcttcctcacccattctcggatcaatttgaaacttcgcacaattattcattaacatAGACAAAGacttaaatcaattaaaaaagtagccaaattagacaattaattactggtaaataattatttagtttcatagcaacaagggaaactaatttttcagtattcacagatatggctacatttgttgggtttagtccccttaaataattgttaactctATTTCTACCTCACGCATTCTTCGATCaaattgatactttaaacaattatttagtgtacctaacaaaacatgaatcgataaacaaaaatactcacgtagtcaattaattattggtaattaattattttgcttgatatcgaataagggaaaaagggaaattacttgtacattattggttgatatagttttaaggacagaGTGCTTCccctttaaataagctttgttttttttttaaaatgagtttaaaaaaaatatttagcttgTTATTACATCTGTGTCGGTATAttatgaaattgaaaaaaaaacaacatcttgtTCTATGTGGGGCCAGGTGTGATGGATCTGGTTACAAGATAGTTTTGATCAGTAATTTGTAAAAACAATCTAGCACGTACCTGAGACAGTGACCAGTAAAACAATGGCTAATATTACTTTCATCTTTGTTGACTAGTTTACTAACTAATTACAAATGACCCAAACTAGTGCAGAATATTGATTCAGTCctgacaaaatatatattt is part of the Biomphalaria glabrata chromosome 2, xgBioGlab47.1, whole genome shotgun sequence genome and harbors:
- the LOC129924491 gene encoding uncharacterized protein LOC129924491, producing the protein MKVILAIVLLVTVSALPSQKKACVDECTPPGTQHTMGTLFVLPKSCPSSRQFCYTDGCNHYCLDLSGMIKRTEAKRQECSQVMCLMFCFNGFVKGADGCPICRCAE
- the LOC106069112 gene encoding BPTI/Kunitz domain-containing protein 4-like, with the protein product MKTLLICLLLSAILGSALSAICVEMCSLHDDLDIPKCPDGFVCRSNGCGHTCQPELGVGKREPCPLVRCIPCSTGIYEYDENGCQTCQCLQA